From a single Streptomyces sp. NBC_01264 genomic region:
- a CDS encoding SMI1/KNR4 family protein, with protein MIRRLLVRGLTRPRGPAPGRSAAPPPPDHPPLTGAEVDRAETELGVRFPSAYRSYLLDVSAGGPLHRLERGPDGWWWAGNQDTRRDLLPLPFPHPDSYVEADAALWERWPREEDFPDEAACRAARQAWNETEGDEFEDRKTAGAVVLRDNGCGFATLLALTGPLAGTVWWDGRATCGLIVPLSLDHPGGGAPLTFGQWRERGLGDLSDLLPPDWGRPAQF; from the coding sequence GTGATCCGCCGGCTGCTGGTCCGCGGCCTCACGCGGCCGCGGGGCCCGGCCCCGGGAAGGTCCGCCGCTCCCCCGCCGCCGGACCACCCGCCGCTGACCGGGGCCGAGGTGGACCGGGCGGAGACGGAGCTCGGCGTCCGCTTCCCGTCCGCGTACCGCTCGTACCTCCTCGACGTGAGCGCGGGCGGCCCGCTGCACCGGCTGGAGCGGGGCCCGGACGGCTGGTGGTGGGCGGGGAACCAGGACACGCGGCGCGATCTGCTGCCCCTGCCCTTCCCGCACCCCGATTCCTACGTCGAGGCGGATGCGGCGCTGTGGGAGCGGTGGCCGCGCGAGGAGGACTTCCCCGACGAGGCCGCCTGCCGGGCGGCCCGGCAGGCCTGGAACGAGACCGAGGGCGACGAGTTCGAGGACCGCAAGACGGCCGGCGCCGTGGTGCTGCGGGACAACGGCTGCGGCTTCGCCACGCTGCTCGCGCTGACGGGGCCGCTGGCCGGCACCGTGTGGTGGGACGGCCGGGCCACCTGCGGGCTGATCGTGCCGCTGTCCCTGGACCACCCGGGCGGCGGGGCGCCGCTGACCTTCGGGCAGTGGCGGGAGCGCGGCCTGGGCGACCTCTCTGACCTGCTGCCCCCGGACTGGGGGCGTCCCGCGCAATTCTGA
- a CDS encoding SAM-dependent methyltransferase, giving the protein MAHAHDQTPHAPSPETDFAGEEFWDSRYRESHRIWSGDANAVLAREAAQLTPGRALDLGCGEGGDAVWLARQGWHVTGTDISGVALERAAVHAAEAGVADRTAWERHDLAESFPAGAYDLVSACFLHTFGEFPRDRILRRAAAAVAPGGILLVVGHAGWASWQEDRPEVDFPTPDDVLAQLELEAGAWEVLLAEEHVRAQNQPDGRPGTRTDNAVKVRRLP; this is encoded by the coding sequence ATGGCGCACGCGCACGACCAGACCCCCCACGCCCCCTCCCCCGAGACCGACTTCGCGGGCGAGGAGTTCTGGGACTCCCGCTACCGCGAGAGCCACAGGATCTGGAGCGGCGACGCCAACGCCGTACTGGCCCGGGAGGCCGCCCAGCTCACTCCCGGCAGGGCCCTGGACCTGGGCTGTGGAGAGGGCGGCGACGCCGTGTGGCTCGCGCGGCAGGGGTGGCACGTGACGGGGACGGATATCTCCGGGGTCGCCCTGGAGCGGGCCGCGGTCCACGCCGCCGAGGCCGGGGTCGCGGACCGCACCGCCTGGGAGCGGCACGACCTCGCGGAGTCCTTCCCGGCGGGCGCGTACGACCTGGTCTCCGCGTGCTTCCTGCACACCTTCGGGGAGTTCCCGCGCGACCGGATCCTGCGCCGGGCCGCCGCGGCCGTGGCCCCCGGCGGGATCCTGCTCGTCGTCGGGCACGCGGGCTGGGCGTCCTGGCAGGAGGACCGCCCGGAGGTGGACTTCCCGACCCCGGACGATGTCCTCGCCCAGCTGGAACTGGAGGCCGGTGCCTGGGAGGTCCTGCTGGCGGAGGAACACGTACGGGCCCAGAACCAGCCTGACGGCCGGCCCGGGACCCGTACGGACAATGCGGTGAAGGTGCGCCGGCTTCCGTAG
- the era gene encoding GTPase Era, whose translation MARMSDRSPETTSPHRAGFACFVGRPNAGKSTLTNALVGTKVAITSNRPQTTRHTVRGIVHRPDAQLVLVDTPGLHKPRTLLGERLNDVVRATWSEVDVIGFCLPADQKLGPGDKFIVKELAGIKKTPKIAIITKTDLVESKVVGEQLIAVHQLAEELGFEWAEIVPVSAVGDTQVQLLADLIAPMLPKSPPLYPEGDLTDEPEMVMVAELIREAALEGVRDELPHSIAVVVEEMIPRENRPADRPLLDIHANLYIERPSQKGIIIGPKGARLKEVGMKSRKHIEALLGTPVFLDLHVKVAKDWQRDPKQLRKLGF comes from the coding sequence ATGGCCCGTATGAGCGATCGTTCCCCCGAGACCACCAGCCCGCACCGTGCGGGCTTCGCATGCTTCGTCGGCCGTCCCAACGCGGGGAAGTCGACCCTGACCAACGCGCTCGTGGGTACCAAGGTCGCGATCACCTCCAACCGGCCGCAGACCACCCGCCACACGGTCCGCGGCATCGTGCACCGTCCCGACGCCCAGCTCGTCCTGGTCGACACGCCCGGCCTCCACAAGCCGCGCACCCTGCTCGGCGAGCGCCTCAACGACGTCGTGCGCGCGACCTGGTCCGAGGTCGACGTGATCGGCTTCTGCCTGCCCGCGGACCAGAAGCTCGGCCCCGGTGACAAGTTCATCGTCAAGGAGCTCGCGGGGATCAAGAAGACCCCCAAGATCGCGATCATCACCAAGACCGACCTCGTCGAGTCCAAGGTGGTGGGCGAGCAGCTCATCGCCGTGCACCAGCTCGCCGAGGAGCTCGGCTTCGAGTGGGCCGAGATCGTTCCCGTCTCGGCGGTCGGCGACACCCAGGTCCAGCTGCTGGCGGACCTGATCGCGCCGATGCTGCCCAAGAGCCCGCCGCTGTACCCGGAGGGCGACCTCACCGACGAGCCCGAGATGGTGATGGTGGCGGAGCTGATCCGCGAGGCCGCGCTGGAGGGCGTACGGGACGAGCTCCCGCACTCCATCGCCGTGGTCGTCGAGGAGATGATCCCCCGGGAGAACCGCCCGGCGGACCGCCCGCTGCTGGACATCCACGCCAACCTCTACATCGAGCGGCCGAGCCAGAAGGGCATCATCATCGGCCCGAAGGGCGCCCGCCTGAAGGAGGTCGGGATGAAGTCGCGCAAGCACATCGAGGCGCTGCTCGGCACCCCGGTCTTCCTCGACCTGCACGTGAAGGTCGCCAAGGACTGGCAGCGCGACCCCAAGCAGCTGCGCAAGCTGGGGTTCTAG
- a CDS encoding beta-xylosidase codes for MAVLAAATGGALSAPAAAEGETPPGQVEFPTHCLPPQEAGLPPADGPTTARVTVDDLTPRVGDTVTVTYQVARTPAVNPLAVALPGDVLTPTGRIVLGGAQQGEVTVVGAKRNDPVEVGGALPAVTMTGTFTVTAPGEITLAPGGYTLHTGHLLELDTVCAVAGGGEAGPDPDPRPSVSASASASASASAVPSAPSSPGALPLPAPLPGGAPVAQRITASPLPAANVRAVALGTAAGGPGAKVKVTGAGFLPGAEVTVAGRAGTAETADRVIAKADELGVVLAELPVTDRATTAVVAYEGAAWTPELGSGPAAYTVIVAAPLPPGSQTVTAVVEPGELGMTQQGDAVTLAAVPYGDGGAAAGRIGTVTVKDARGGPAGWSLIGKVTDFTGAGGLRIPGASLSWTPTCVAAAGSPSVCAPGSAGTVGPDGAVLASTGDAALVGGTFTVDAGVTLQVPPYTPPGAYTAVLTLTLS; via the coding sequence ATGGCGGTACTGGCCGCGGCGACCGGGGGCGCGCTGAGCGCACCCGCGGCCGCGGAGGGGGAGACGCCGCCCGGGCAGGTCGAGTTCCCGACGCACTGCCTGCCGCCCCAGGAGGCCGGACTGCCACCGGCCGACGGGCCCACCACCGCCCGGGTCACCGTGGACGACCTGACGCCGCGCGTGGGCGACACCGTCACCGTCACCTACCAGGTGGCCCGGACCCCCGCCGTGAACCCGCTCGCCGTCGCGCTGCCCGGTGACGTCCTCACCCCGACGGGGCGGATCGTCCTCGGAGGCGCACAGCAGGGCGAGGTCACCGTCGTCGGAGCCAAGCGCAACGACCCCGTCGAGGTGGGCGGGGCGCTGCCCGCCGTCACCATGACCGGCACCTTCACCGTCACCGCTCCCGGCGAGATCACCCTGGCCCCGGGCGGCTACACCTTGCACACCGGTCACCTCCTCGAACTCGACACCGTGTGCGCGGTCGCCGGGGGCGGGGAGGCGGGGCCGGATCCGGATCCGCGGCCTTCTGTGTCGGCCTCGGCTTCGGCATCGGCGTCCGCGTCTGCGGTCCCGTCGGCCCCGTCGTCGCCGGGGGCGCTGCCGCTGCCGGCGCCGCTCCCCGGCGGAGCCCCGGTGGCGCAGCGGATCACCGCGAGCCCGCTGCCGGCGGCCAACGTGCGCGCCGTCGCGCTCGGCACGGCCGCGGGCGGCCCGGGCGCCAAGGTCAAGGTCACCGGAGCCGGCTTCCTCCCCGGCGCGGAGGTGACCGTGGCGGGCCGGGCGGGCACGGCGGAGACCGCCGACCGGGTCATCGCCAAGGCCGACGAGCTCGGCGTGGTCCTCGCGGAGCTGCCGGTCACGGACCGGGCGACCACCGCCGTCGTGGCGTACGAGGGCGCCGCCTGGACCCCGGAGCTCGGATCCGGCCCGGCCGCGTACACGGTGATCGTCGCCGCCCCGCTGCCGCCGGGCAGCCAGACGGTGACGGCGGTCGTGGAGCCGGGCGAGCTCGGCATGACCCAGCAGGGCGACGCGGTGACCCTGGCCGCGGTCCCGTACGGGGACGGGGGCGCGGCGGCCGGCCGGATCGGCACCGTCACCGTCAAGGACGCCCGCGGCGGGCCGGCCGGGTGGTCCCTGATCGGCAAGGTCACCGATTTCACGGGCGCCGGCGGGCTCCGGATCCCGGGCGCCTCCCTGAGCTGGACCCCGACGTGCGTGGCCGCGGCCGGCAGCCCCAGCGTGTGTGCGCCGGGCAGCGCGGGCACCGTCGGGCCCGATGGCGCGGTGCTGGCCTCCACCGGTGACGCGGCGCTCGTGGGCGGCACCTTCACCGTCGACGCGGGCGTCACCCTCCAGGTGCCCCCGTACACCCCGCCGGGTGCGTACACGGCGGTGCTGACGCTGACGTTGTCGTGA
- a CDS encoding GlxA family transcriptional regulator, whose translation MEPRAHRVPRVHRVVVLALAGLLPFELGIPHRIFGRAKDAAGRPLYEIVTCGLAPGRVPTDADFDVHVEHGPELLATADTVVVPASYELGPVHDEGRLTPELAAALAHIRPGTRLVSICTGGYVLAAAGYLDGRRATTHWSSAEHFQRTFPAVLVDPGVLYTDDGDVLTSAGVAAGIDLCLHIVRRDHGAAVANDVARRTVVPPHREGGQAQFIERPVPQPQRSATTAARAWVLDRLHEPLRLTDLARQEAMSVRTFTRRFREESGLSPGEWIVGQRVERARALLEQTDLPMEHVAREAGFGTAQSLRKHVQAALGVSPTAYRRTFRAAAPGATLPSPDGTSVAAGSVH comes from the coding sequence ATGGAGCCCCGCGCGCACCGTGTCCCCCGCGTCCACCGTGTCGTCGTACTCGCCCTCGCCGGGCTGCTGCCCTTCGAGCTCGGGATCCCGCACCGGATCTTCGGGCGGGCGAAGGATGCCGCCGGGCGGCCGCTGTACGAGATCGTCACCTGCGGGCTCGCCCCCGGCCGGGTCCCCACGGACGCCGACTTCGACGTCCACGTCGAGCACGGCCCCGAACTACTGGCCACGGCCGACACGGTGGTGGTCCCCGCCTCCTACGAGCTGGGCCCCGTCCACGACGAGGGCCGGCTCACCCCCGAACTGGCGGCGGCCCTCGCCCACATCAGGCCGGGCACCAGGCTCGTCTCCATCTGCACCGGCGGCTACGTCCTGGCCGCCGCCGGGTACCTGGACGGCCGCCGGGCCACCACCCACTGGTCCTCCGCCGAGCACTTCCAGCGGACCTTCCCGGCCGTCCTGGTCGACCCGGGCGTGCTCTACACCGATGACGGGGACGTGCTCACCTCCGCCGGAGTCGCCGCCGGGATCGACCTGTGCCTGCACATCGTGCGCCGCGACCACGGCGCTGCCGTCGCCAACGACGTGGCCCGGCGCACCGTCGTACCGCCGCACCGCGAGGGCGGGCAGGCCCAGTTCATCGAGCGCCCGGTGCCGCAGCCGCAGCGGTCGGCCACCACCGCGGCCCGCGCCTGGGTACTGGACCGGCTGCACGAACCGCTGCGGCTGACCGACCTGGCCCGGCAGGAGGCCATGTCGGTACGGACCTTCACGCGCAGGTTCCGCGAGGAATCGGGGCTCAGCCCGGGCGAATGGATCGTCGGGCAGCGGGTGGAGCGGGCCCGGGCCCTGCTGGAGCAGACCGATCTGCCCATGGAACACGTGGCCCGGGAGGCGGGCTTCGGGACAGCGCAGTCCCTGCGCAAGCACGTCCAGGCGGCGCTCGGCGTGAGCCCGACGGCCTACCGGCGGACCTTCAGGGCGGCCGCACCGGGAGCCACCCTGCCATCTCCTGATGGGACATCAGTTGCTGCCGGGTCCGTGCATTGA
- a CDS encoding MFS transporter, translating to MTQTDPGPGPSPAPTPASGQAADPGVPGAPADASPRGPHRVHRAWFVAAVAFVTIIGAAAFASLPGLLIEPLHEEFDWSRGTIGLAVSVNLALYGLTAPFAAALMDRFGIRRVVALALTVIAGGSVATVWMTASWQLVLYWGVLVGLGSGSMALAFAATVTSRWFTARRGLVTGILTAAGASGQLVFLPLLAWLVENHGWRPAAVTVSLAALAVVPFVWLLLRDHPADIGTTPYGGPYTPKPAPVPGAARRALGVLAKAARTGPFWLLAGTFAICGASTNGLVKTHFVPSAHDHGMPVTAAAGLLAVIGVFDVIGTVFSGWLTDRFESRRLLAVYYALRGISLLFLPMLLAPTVHPPMVFFIVFYGLDWVATVPPTIALCREHYGDDGAIVFGWVLASHQIGAALVAFLGGLARDAFGSYDPVWYASGALCAMAALMAMVIRRRSPAGAVAG from the coding sequence GTGACGCAGACAGACCCGGGCCCCGGCCCCTCCCCCGCACCGACGCCCGCCTCCGGCCAGGCCGCCGACCCCGGCGTCCCCGGCGCCCCCGCCGACGCATCGCCGCGGGGGCCGCACCGCGTCCACCGCGCCTGGTTCGTGGCCGCCGTCGCCTTCGTGACGATCATCGGCGCCGCCGCCTTCGCCTCGCTCCCCGGTCTGCTCATCGAGCCGCTGCACGAGGAGTTCGACTGGTCGCGGGGCACGATCGGCCTCGCCGTCTCCGTGAACCTCGCGCTGTACGGGCTCACCGCGCCCTTCGCCGCCGCCCTGATGGACCGCTTCGGCATCCGCCGGGTCGTCGCCCTCGCACTGACCGTCATAGCCGGCGGCTCGGTGGCCACGGTGTGGATGACCGCCTCCTGGCAACTGGTCCTCTACTGGGGCGTCCTGGTCGGCCTGGGCAGCGGCTCGATGGCCCTGGCCTTCGCCGCGACGGTGACCAGCCGCTGGTTCACCGCCCGGCGCGGCCTGGTCACCGGCATCCTGACCGCCGCCGGGGCCTCCGGCCAGCTGGTCTTCCTGCCGCTACTGGCCTGGCTGGTCGAGAACCACGGCTGGCGCCCGGCGGCCGTCACCGTCTCGCTCGCGGCCCTGGCCGTGGTGCCCTTCGTCTGGCTGCTGTTGCGCGACCACCCGGCGGACATCGGGACCACGCCGTACGGGGGCCCGTACACGCCCAAGCCCGCCCCCGTTCCCGGCGCCGCCCGCCGGGCCCTGGGCGTCCTGGCCAAGGCGGCCCGGACCGGCCCCTTCTGGCTGCTGGCGGGCACCTTCGCGATCTGCGGGGCCTCGACCAACGGGCTGGTGAAGACCCACTTCGTCCCGTCGGCCCACGACCACGGCATGCCAGTGACGGCGGCGGCCGGGCTGCTCGCCGTGATCGGCGTGTTCGACGTGATCGGCACGGTCTTCTCCGGCTGGCTGACGGACCGCTTCGAATCGCGCCGCCTCCTCGCCGTCTACTACGCCCTGCGCGGGATCTCCCTGCTCTTCCTCCCGATGCTGCTGGCCCCGACCGTGCACCCGCCGATGGTGTTCTTCATCGTCTTCTACGGCCTGGACTGGGTCGCGACCGTCCCGCCGACGATCGCGCTGTGCCGCGAGCACTACGGGGACGACGGAGCCATCGTCTTCGGCTGGGTCCTGGCCTCGCACCAGATCGGTGCCGCGCTGGTGGCCTTCCTGGGCGGCCTGGCCCGGGACGCCTTCGGCTCGTACGACCCCGTCTGGTACGCCTCGGGCGCCCTGTGCGCGATGGCCGCCCTGATGGCGATGGTCATCCGCCGCCGGAGCCCTGCCGGGGCCGTCGCGGGCTGA
- a CDS encoding ankyrin repeat domain-containing protein translates to MDDRGGAAAAEELVRASGTGDEAAVSRLLGRGVPADTRDAEGRTGLDLAVRGGRDGVVRLLLAAGADPEQTTGPYDEELPLVQAATGGRTGIVRQLLAAGADPDRANRLRATALGRAGAEGHTGTARVLLEHGADPHFRWKALTPAEWATRFGHTETADLLRI, encoded by the coding sequence GTGGACGACAGGGGTGGGGCAGCCGCGGCGGAGGAGCTCGTACGGGCGTCGGGGACCGGGGACGAGGCGGCCGTGTCGCGGCTGCTGGGCCGGGGCGTCCCCGCGGACACGCGCGACGCCGAAGGGCGTACGGGCCTGGACCTCGCGGTACGCGGCGGCCGGGACGGCGTGGTGCGCCTGCTGCTCGCGGCCGGCGCGGACCCCGAGCAGACCACGGGCCCGTACGACGAGGAACTGCCCCTGGTGCAGGCGGCCACCGGGGGCCGCACCGGCATCGTGAGGCAGTTGCTCGCCGCAGGCGCCGACCCCGACCGCGCCAACCGGCTGCGCGCCACCGCTCTGGGCCGCGCGGGGGCCGAGGGCCACACGGGAACGGCCAGGGTCCTGCTGGAGCACGGAGCGGATCCGCACTTCCGCTGGAAAGCGCTGACCCCCGCCGAGTGGGCGACCCGCTTCGGTCACACCGAAACGGCGGACCTGCTGCGGATCTGA
- a CDS encoding cytidine deaminase, translated as MTDSTGIDPEDTKIITLARSARARNGVPEGAAVRDETGRTYVAGTVALDSLKLSALQTAVAMAVASGAQSLEAAAVVSAAETPSDADRAAVRDLGGPDTPVLLAGPDGTLKSTTAAGA; from the coding sequence ATGACCGACAGCACCGGGATCGACCCCGAAGACACCAAGATCATCACGTTGGCGCGCAGCGCCCGGGCCCGCAACGGCGTGCCCGAGGGGGCGGCGGTCCGGGACGAGACCGGCCGTACGTACGTCGCCGGAACCGTGGCACTGGACTCCCTGAAGCTGAGCGCGCTCCAGACGGCCGTCGCGATGGCCGTGGCCAGCGGCGCCCAGTCCCTGGAGGCGGCGGCCGTCGTCAGCGCCGCCGAGACCCCCTCCGACGCCGACCGCGCGGCGGTCCGCGACCTCGGCGGCCCGGACACCCCGGTCCTCCTGGCAGGCCCGGACGGCACCCTGAAGTCGACGACTGCGGCCGGAGCCTAG
- a CDS encoding MmcQ/YjbR family DNA-binding protein yields MTPAELRAFCLGFNAAVEEFPFTPETSVFKVLGKVFALSALDGDPLKVNLKCEPERAVALRAEHEAIVPGWHMNKRHWNTVTAGGPGALPDALVRELVEDSYDLVVAGLPRAERLRLDRP; encoded by the coding sequence GTGACGCCTGCGGAGCTGCGCGCTTTCTGCCTGGGGTTCAACGCGGCGGTGGAGGAGTTCCCCTTCACCCCGGAGACCTCGGTGTTCAAGGTGCTGGGGAAGGTGTTCGCGCTGAGCGCGCTGGACGGCGACCCGCTGAAGGTCAACCTCAAGTGCGAACCGGAGCGGGCGGTGGCGCTGCGTGCGGAGCACGAGGCGATCGTGCCGGGCTGGCACATGAACAAGCGGCACTGGAACACCGTGACCGCGGGCGGGCCGGGGGCACTGCCCGACGCGCTCGTACGGGAGCTGGTCGAGGACTCGTACGACCTGGTGGTCGCGGGCCTGCCGAGGGCGGAGCGGCTGCGGCTCGACCGGCCGTAG